The Peptacetobacter hiranonis DNA window GCATAGTTGCACCTAATAGGCAAACTAAAACACCTTTTATACCGTTTATTCTATAACCTAAAAGTATAGAAATATTTGCTGCTAAAACACCGGGATAGCTTTGAGCTATAGAAAGATAGTCCAAAAATTCTTCCTCGCTGACTAATTTTTGTTTCTTTACAAGCTCGTCTTGGATTAGAGGAACCATAGCGTAACCTCCGCCGAAAGTAAATGCACCAATTTTAAAAAATGTTAAAAAAAGTTTGAGCATTTTAATCCTCCTTGTAAAAATAGATTTAATTTTTTTTAAATTTCAAATCAATTTCTATTATAACATATAATATATAAGTTAATATTATTTTTAAAATTACAAAAGTTATCTAAATAAAATGATTTTAATCTATTTATTGTAATTTATGACACTAAATAGGGTATAATAATAAATAGAGGCGTGATAGTAAAAATAATAATTGCAAATAAACCGAGATAAGGATATAATAATCTATTAAATGATAAAATTTAAAATATTTTCGGTTGAAAATTAATATCTGTAAAGATATAATAGAAAAAGCAGTAAAATTCTTAAAAAAGGAGATGAGGGCTGAATATGAGTAATAAAAATACTAAAATAGAACGTGAATTACCAGTAATACCTCTTAGAGGATTAACAATCTTTCCATATATGGTATTAAATTTTGATATAGGTAGGGAAATATCTCTAAATGCATTAGAAGAAGCTATGTTAAATGATGAGGTTATATTCCTTACTACACAGAAGGATCCAGAGATAGATGATCCAGATGAGGATGATTTCTACAAAGTAGGTACTATAGCAAATATTAAACAGATGATAAAATTACCTGGAGATGCTGTTAGAGTACTTGTAGAAGGGGTTACTAGAGCTACAATCAAAAGTGTAGATAAAGAAGAAGGATACTTTAAAGCTGTAGTAGAAGAAGTGGTAGAGGTTAAGGATGACGAAACTGAAACTGCTGAAAATGAAGAAGAAGCAAAAGAAATACAGGCGCTAGTTAGAAGTTTAATGGCTGCTTTTGAAGACTATATAAATATAGGAAACAAAATGTCTCCTGAGATATTAATAAGTCTTTCAGAAATAGACGATTACGGAAGATTAGTGGATACAATAGCTGCTAATATATATCTAAAAAATGATAAAAAGCAGGAAATAATAGAAGAATTCGATGTTAAGAAAAGACTAGAATTAATGTACTCTATCATATTAGAAGAAGTAGAAATAATGAAGATAGAGAAAAAAATAGCTTTAAGAGTAAAAAAACAGATGAGCAAAATCCAAAAAGAATACTACTTAAGAGAACAGTTAAGAGCTATTCAGAAAGAGCTTGGAGAAGACGAGGATACATCATCTGATGCTGAAAAATATAGAAAAAAATTAAAAACTCTAAAAGCACCAAAGGAAACAAAAGAAAAAATATCTAAAGAAATAGAAAAATTTGCTAGAATGAGTCCATCTTCACCTGATTCAGCAGTTAGTAGAAACTATTTAGATATGATATTCTCACTTCCTTGGAATAAGGAAACAAAAGAAAAATTAGATGTTAAAAAAGCAGAAGAGATATTAAATGAAGAACACTACGGATTAGATAAGGTTAAAGAAAGAATACTTGAATATTTATCAGTAAGAAAATTATCTAAATCTCCAAAAGGGCCGATAATCTGTCTTGTTGGACCTCCAGGTGTTGGTAAAACATCTATAGTTAAGTCTGTAGCTAAAGCATTAGGAAGAAAATATACTAGACTTTCTCTTGGTGGGGTTAGAGATGAAGCTGAAATAAGAGGACATAGAAGAACTTATGTAGGTGCAATTCCAGGTAGAATAATAAATGGAATGAAAGAAGCTGGTAGCAAGAACCCAGTATTCTTACTAGATGAAATAGATAAAATGGCATCTGATTATAAAGGTGATCCAGGTTCAGCAATGCTAGAAGTTCTAGATCCAGAGCAGAACAAAGGATTTGTAGACCATTATATGGAAATACCTTTTGATTTATCAAAGGTACTATTTATAACAACTGCAAATACTTTAGATACAGTACCTAGACCATTATTAGACAGAATGGAAGTTATAAGAATTTCTGGATATATAGAAGAAGAAAAATTAAATATAGCTCAGAAATACCTTCTTCCAAAACAGATAAAAGAAAATGCGCTTGCTGAAGGATTCGTTACAATGGACGAAGATGTTATGAGAAAATTAATAAATTCATACACTAGAGAAGCAGGTGTTAGAACATTAGAAAGAACAATAGGAAAAGTTTGTAGAAAAGTAGCTAAGAAATACGTTGAAGATCCAAGCTTAGAAGGATACGATGTTAAGATGGAAGACCTTCAGGAATTCTTAGGTAAAGAAATATTCAAATATGATTTAGCTAAAGATGAGCCAAGAGTAGGTCTTGTAACTGGTCTTGCTTGGACAGAAGTAGGTGGAGTTACTCTTGAAGTAGAGGTAAATGTGCTTAAAGGTAAGGGAGAAATAGTACTTACAGGTCAGCTAGGAGATGTTATGAAAGAGTCAGCTAGAGCTGGTATATCATACATAAGATCTAGAGCTGATGAGCTAGGCATAGATCCAGAATTCTACAAAAATACAGACATACACATACATTTACCAGAAGGAGCTACACCAAAAGATGGTCCTTCAGCTGGTATAACTATGGCTCTTGCTGTAATATCAGCGCTTACAGGTAGAGGAGTACCAGGAGATATAGCTATGACTGGTGAAATAACTCTAAGAGGTAGAGTACTTCCTGTTGGTGGAGTTAAGGAAAAATTATTAGCAGCACATAGAGCTGGTGTGAAAAAAGCACTTCTTCCAGTAGAATGTGAGGCTGATTTAGACGAAATACCAGAAAATGTAAAAGCTGATATGGAATTCGTATTAGTTGAGACAATGGACGATGTTTTAAAAGAAGCGTTAATATAATAGACTAATATAATTAGTGAAAAGATGTTTTTAAAAGAGCTATCTTTGGTATAAGATTGGCTCTTTTAAAAATTATTGATATGAGTACTAATATAATTATTGATATTAGTAATTACGATTTATAAATTTTAGAAAAGGACGGTGAAAGTATGAAAATAAGAAGCTCAGAGATAACAATGAGTGCTGTACATAGACACCAGTATCCTACAGACGGAATACCTGAGATAGCACTAGCTGGAAGATCTAATGTTGGGAAATCATCACTTACAAATGCTTTACTTAACAGAAGAAATTTCGCTAGAACAAGTTCTACACCAGGTAAGACAAGAACAATAAACTTCTACTTAATAAATAAGGAATTCTTCTTTGTCGATTTACCAGGGTATGGATATGCAAAGGTTGCTAAGTCTGAAAAGGATAAATGGGGACAGGTAATGGAGAGATACCTTCAGGATAGGGACGAGCTTTGTGCGATATTCCTTCTTGTAGATATAAGACACGAACCTACTGCAGATGATAAGATGATGTACGATTGGATAAAATACTACGGATATGATTGCGTTGTTGTTGCGACAAAAGCAGATAAGATATCTAGAGGACAGTATTTAAAACATTTAAGCGTTATAAGAAAGAAACTTCAGTTAGAAAAGGATGAAAAGATAATACCTGTATCTTCATCTAAAAAAACTGGAATAGAAGAACTATGGAGTGAAATAGTTGAGCAGTATAGAAAACATGGATACGAAATAACTGAAGATTAAAGTGAAGTAATAATTTTATAAACTTCATATTTTTAGACAAAGGAACAAAATTTATATTGTTATCCGCTCCAGGCAATCGAGTTGCATTGTCGCTGGCTAACAATATAAATTCTTGTTCCTTTTTTCATCCAAAAATCTGTGCGTTTATAAAATTATTTACTTAGACTGTTTAATCATAAGTTATTTCGTAGCAGTTTTCTATACTGTTTTAATGTGATGATATATGTTATAATGTAATCAACAGAACCCACCACGCCTCTGATTTCAAGCGCAACCCGGTGGGATTTTTTAGTATAGAGGACCGCAGTGTGTTAAAAACTAATATAGTGTGGTTCTTTTTTTATGCGGTAAAGTAATTTATATTAGTATATAGTTTATTAAGCGATTTTTGATTTTAGACATTGATATTTTAGTTTAATGATGTATAAAATTATTAATTGTCATATTTTTTTAAAGAATTGTGTTATTTAGATATAATTTGTTTAGATAAATGAAGTATTAAGGTTATTTAGATATATTAGTTTTAGTTTAGACTGGGGGTTTTTAGATGATAGATAAGAGTAGAATTAAGGCAGTTGCTTGGGCAGAGATAGATTTAGATGCTTTTAAGAGAAATTTAAAGAGCATAAGAAAGGTTTTGAATAACGGGGAGAAGATTTGTGGTATTGTAAAGGCTGATGCTTATGGTCATGGTTCTGTTGAGATTGCAAAGACTTTAGAGGAAAATGATGTTGAGTATCTTGCAGTTTCTAGGGCAGAGGAGGCTATGGAGCTTAGAAGAAAAGGTCTTGAGCTTCCAATTTTGATACTTGGCTACACTCCAGAGCAGAGATATAGAGATATAATCAGAAATGATGTTATGTTTACTATTTATTCTATGGAGGATGCGGTGAAGTTAAATGAAGCAGCTGAGGAGCTTGAGATGGACGCAAAGGTTCATATAAAGATAGATACAGGAATGAATAGACTTGGGTTTAAGGTTACTGAGGAGTCTATTTGTGAGATTAAGAAAATAAGCGAAATGGATAGAATTAGTATTAAGGGGATATTTACTCATTTTGCTGCAGCTGATGAAGTTGACAAGAGTTTTACAGAAATGCAGGGTGAAAAATTCAAGTATATGTTAAATAGATTAAAAGAAGAAGGCGTTGAAGTGCCACTAGTTCATGCAGCAAACAGTGCAGCCATAGTGGATTGCGACGATTTGAAATTTGACATGGTAAGAGCTGGGATAATTATGTATGGATGCTATCCTTCAGATGATATTATGAAAGAAAGAGTGCCTGTTGAGCCTGTAATGACTATCAAAACTAGAGTTTCTCACATAAAAACAATAGAGCCTGGCGAAAAAATAAGCTATGGATGCACTTATGAAGCAAAAGAAAAAGAAAGAATTGCCACACTTGCAATAGGATATGCGGATGGATTTGTCAGAGGAAGAAAAAATCCAAAAGTTTGCATAAACGGAAAAGACTATGAAGTAGTGGGAAGAATATGCATGGATCAGTGCATGATAAAAATAGGAATGGACGACGACATAAAAGTTGGAGACGAAGCTGTAGTATTTGGAAAAGGTGGAGTAAGCATAAGTGAATTTGCTGAAGACTGCGGAACAATATCACACGAAATAATGTGCAACATCTCAAGAAGAATACCAAGAGTATTCATCGAACACGAAGACATAATAAAATACGACGACTATTTAAGATATTAGTATTTTAAAAATTTAAAATAAAAAATTTTAACAACTAAGCAAAAAAATTAAAAAGACTGACAATAAAACATTATACAAAATATAAACCAGTGTACAAAAGCACGCAAATTTGCAGTCAACAATTTTGTTAAAAGTTATATATAATCATATAAGCATAGTATTTATGGTGAATGAAAAAATTTAAATAGGTAAGCTTACTCGACGATGCAACTTGATTGCCCGGAGAGGAGGTTACCTATTTATTTTTTCACTACAAAAGTACAAGCTTATAGATTATATATTTTTTAACAAAATAATGTTGACAAAAATTATCTAGTTTGATAAGATTAAGACATAGTAGGTGATGGAAAATGTTATTTACAAGGGAAAGCGACTACGCAATAAGAATTGTTAGAGCGCTAAAAGACGAAGAAAAATTAACAATTAAAACAATATGCGAAAGGGAATTACTACCAGAGGCATTTGCTTACAAGATTATCAAAAAGCTTGCAAAGAGCGAGATAGTAGAGATAAAAAGAGGAGCAAATGGAGGATATAGTTTAAAAAAAGACCTAAACGAACTAACTCTGTACGATGTAATAATCGCAGTTGATCCAGATTTTGCTGTTATGGAGTGCATACACAGCTTCTGCAACAGAAATGGTTCAAATGGGATGTGCAAAGTACATAAAGAACTAATATATATCCAAAATCAGGTAGAAATGCTGCTAAAGAGAAGAAGTCTTGAAGAAATATTAGAGGATAGAAACTTTGAATGTAAGTCTAAAGACTTCGATAGTAGAAAAAGTATATTGTAAAAAAGAGTATTAAAAAGTTAAATTTTGCATTATAAAAAATAAAAAAAGCTTGTATAACTTCAAGCTAAAAAATTTTTAGAATTAAAGTGGACTAAAATAGTCCAAATAAAAAATAAACTAAAATTTTAAAAAATGCAGATTGGCAAATAAAGCGTCAAACAAAATAACAAAATTCATCAAGTTTTTAATCGAAGCAATAATAAATTTTTAAATTAAAGACAATTAAAAAACAAAAACAAGAAAAAAATAATTAAAAAAATTAATTTCCAATATCAGGAGGTAAAATTATGAATCATAAATGCTATGGCTGTAATACATGTAAAAGTGCAGACAAACCTTTAGAAGGTTACATCAGAAATCTTCCATTTGAAACATCTCATCACAGAGTAGACACTCAGAAAACTAAATGTGGATTTGGTTTACAGGGAGTTTGCTGTAGACTATGTTCAAATGGTCCTTGTAGAATAACTCCAGAGTCTCCAAGAGGGATATGTGGAGCAAATGCAGACACAATAGTTACAAGAAACTTTTTAAGAGCAGTTGCATCAGGATCAGGATGCTACATACACGTTGTTGAAAATACAGCTAGAAACGTAAAAGACGTAGCTCAGAAAAAAGGCGAAATAAAAGGAATAAATGCGTTAAACAAATTAGCAGATATATTTGAAATACATGAAGAAGATATGCACAAAAGAGCAGAAATGGTTGCAGATGCTGTATTAGCTGATTTATATCTTCCTGAATTTGAAGAAATGAAATTAATCAAAAAAATGGCTTATGCTCCAAGATATGAAAACTGGAAAGAACTTGGAATACTACCTGGTGGGGCAAAATCAGAAGTATGTCATGGTGTTGTAAAATGTTCAACAAACTTAAACTCAGACCCAGTTGATATGCTAAAAGACTGCTTAAAACTAGGAATTTCAACAGGTATATACGGATTAACTCTTACAAACCTACTAAACGATATAGTTTTAGGAGAGCCAGAAATAAGACTTGCTCCTGTAGGAATGAGAGTTGTAAACCCTGATTACATAAACATAATGATAACTGGACATCAGCACTCAATGTTTACATACCTTCAGAAGAGATTAACTGAAGAAGATGTTGTTAAAAAAGCTGAAGCAGTTGGAGCAAAAGGATTCAAATTAGTTGGATGTACTTGTGTTGGACAGGACTTACAGCTAAGAGGTGCTCATTATGAAGATATATTCGATGGACACGCTGGAAATAACTACACAAGTGAAGCAATACTTGCAACTGGTGCAATAGATGCAGTTATATCAGAATTCAACTGTACACTTCCAGGAATCGAGCCAATATGTGACGAATTAAAAATAAAACAGATATGTATAGATAGCGTTGCTAAAAAAGCAAATGCAGAATTAAAAGAATTCGACTTCGAAAACAGAGAAGCTGTTTCAGAAGAAATAATAGACAAAATAATAGAATCTTATACATCAAGAAGAGGAAATGTTGAATTAAATCTATTTGAAGATCATGGATTTGACAATGCACTAACTGGTGTAAGTGAAGGTTCATTAAAAGATTTCTTAGGTGGAAACTGGAAACCACTTATAGATTTATTAGTAGCTGGAGAAATAAAAGGTGTTGCAGGAGTAGTTGGATGTTCAAACTTAACTGCTGGAGGACACGATGTTTTAAGTGTTGATTTAGTTAAAGAATTAATATCAAGAGATATAATAGTTTTAACTGCTGGATGTTCTTCAGGAGGAATAGAAAACTGCGGATTTATGAATCCAGAAGCTGCTAAATACGCTGGACCAAAACTAAGAAAAGTATGTGAATCTTTAGGAATACCACCAGTATTAAACTTTGGTCCATGTCTAGCAATAGGAAGATTAGAAATAGTAGCTACAGAATTAGCTGAAGCTATAGGCATAGATTTACCTCAGTTACCACTTGTATTATCAGCAGCTCAGTGGCTAGAAGAACAGGCACTTGCTGATGGATGCTTCGGACTTGCTCTAGGATTACCACTACACTTAGGATTACCTCCATTTGTAACAGGAAGTGATGTAGCGGTAAAAGTATTAACTGAAGATATGAAACAGTTAACAGGTGGACAGGTAATAATAAACCCAGATGCAAAAGAAACAGCTGATATTCTTGAAAAAATTATAGAAGAAAAACGTGCTGCACTTAATATCTAAGGAGGGCGCCTATATGAAAAGAATAATTGTAGACTACGAAAAATGTGACGGATGCAAAAACTGCTCAGTAGCATGTATGCAGGCTCACAGAAAAGATGAAGGCGATGTATATACACTAAACCTTCTTGACCCAGAAAATGAATCAAGAAACTTTATATATAAAGACGAAAAAGGAAATTATCGTCCAATATTCTGCAGACATTGTGATGAACCAGAATGTGTGATGTCTTGCATGAGTGGTGCTCTTAAAAAAGACCCAGACTCAGGACTTGTTACATACGATGAAAAAAGATGTGGTTCTTGCTTTATGTGTGTAATGAACTGCCCATTTGGTGTATTAAAACCAGATAGAATAACTAAGACAAAAGTTATAAAATGTGATTTCTGCTTAGAACATGGTGGAGAGCCAAGTTGCGTAAAATCATGTCCTAAAAAAGCAATTCATGTAGAGGAGGTGTAATCTGTGAAGTATGTAATTATCGGTGTAGGGGCTGCAGGTATTACAGCAGCTGAAGAATTAAGAAAATTAGACAAATGCTCTGAGATTACAATGGTTTCAGAAGATCAGTTTGTACACTCTCGTTGTATGCTACATAAATATATATCACATGAGAGAGATGAAAAGACTCTAAACTTCACAAGAGAAGACTTTTTCGAAGTAAACAATATAGATTGGAAAAAGGTTGGAGTTGATAAAATAGACACAGCCAATAAGGAAGTTGTTCTTTTAGATGGTGATGTTGTAAAATACGATAAGCTTCTAATTGCAACAGGTGCAAATAGTTTTATACCACCGGTTGGAGATTTTAGAAAGGCATCTAATGTGTTTGGGCT harbors:
- the lon gene encoding endopeptidase La, giving the protein MSNKNTKIERELPVIPLRGLTIFPYMVLNFDIGREISLNALEEAMLNDEVIFLTTQKDPEIDDPDEDDFYKVGTIANIKQMIKLPGDAVRVLVEGVTRATIKSVDKEEGYFKAVVEEVVEVKDDETETAENEEEAKEIQALVRSLMAAFEDYINIGNKMSPEILISLSEIDDYGRLVDTIAANIYLKNDKKQEIIEEFDVKKRLELMYSIILEEVEIMKIEKKIALRVKKQMSKIQKEYYLREQLRAIQKELGEDEDTSSDAEKYRKKLKTLKAPKETKEKISKEIEKFARMSPSSPDSAVSRNYLDMIFSLPWNKETKEKLDVKKAEEILNEEHYGLDKVKERILEYLSVRKLSKSPKGPIICLVGPPGVGKTSIVKSVAKALGRKYTRLSLGGVRDEAEIRGHRRTYVGAIPGRIINGMKEAGSKNPVFLLDEIDKMASDYKGDPGSAMLEVLDPEQNKGFVDHYMEIPFDLSKVLFITTANTLDTVPRPLLDRMEVIRISGYIEEEKLNIAQKYLLPKQIKENALAEGFVTMDEDVMRKLINSYTREAGVRTLERTIGKVCRKVAKKYVEDPSLEGYDVKMEDLQEFLGKEIFKYDLAKDEPRVGLVTGLAWTEVGGVTLEVEVNVLKGKGEIVLTGQLGDVMKESARAGISYIRSRADELGIDPEFYKNTDIHIHLPEGATPKDGPSAGITMALAVISALTGRGVPGDIAMTGEITLRGRVLPVGGVKEKLLAAHRAGVKKALLPVECEADLDEIPENVKADMEFVLVETMDDVLKEALI
- the yihA gene encoding ribosome biogenesis GTP-binding protein YihA/YsxC, translating into MKIRSSEITMSAVHRHQYPTDGIPEIALAGRSNVGKSSLTNALLNRRNFARTSSTPGKTRTINFYLINKEFFFVDLPGYGYAKVAKSEKDKWGQVMERYLQDRDELCAIFLLVDIRHEPTADDKMMYDWIKYYGYDCVVVATKADKISRGQYLKHLSVIRKKLQLEKDEKIIPVSSSKKTGIEELWSEIVEQYRKHGYEITED
- the alr gene encoding alanine racemase, which codes for MIDKSRIKAVAWAEIDLDAFKRNLKSIRKVLNNGEKICGIVKADAYGHGSVEIAKTLEENDVEYLAVSRAEEAMELRRKGLELPILILGYTPEQRYRDIIRNDVMFTIYSMEDAVKLNEAAEELEMDAKVHIKIDTGMNRLGFKVTEESICEIKKISEMDRISIKGIFTHFAAADEVDKSFTEMQGEKFKYMLNRLKEEGVEVPLVHAANSAAIVDCDDLKFDMVRAGIIMYGCYPSDDIMKERVPVEPVMTIKTRVSHIKTIEPGEKISYGCTYEAKEKERIATLAIGYADGFVRGRKNPKVCINGKDYEVVGRICMDQCMIKIGMDDDIKVGDEAVVFGKGGVSISEFAEDCGTISHEIMCNISRRIPRVFIEHEDIIKYDDYLRY
- a CDS encoding RrF2 family transcriptional regulator, which codes for MLFTRESDYAIRIVRALKDEEKLTIKTICERELLPEAFAYKIIKKLAKSEIVEIKRGANGGYSLKKDLNELTLYDVIIAVDPDFAVMECIHSFCNRNGSNGMCKVHKELIYIQNQVEMLLKRRSLEEILEDRNFECKSKDFDSRKSIL
- the cooS gene encoding anaerobic carbon-monoxide dehydrogenase catalytic subunit; the encoded protein is MNHKCYGCNTCKSADKPLEGYIRNLPFETSHHRVDTQKTKCGFGLQGVCCRLCSNGPCRITPESPRGICGANADTIVTRNFLRAVASGSGCYIHVVENTARNVKDVAQKKGEIKGINALNKLADIFEIHEEDMHKRAEMVADAVLADLYLPEFEEMKLIKKMAYAPRYENWKELGILPGGAKSEVCHGVVKCSTNLNSDPVDMLKDCLKLGISTGIYGLTLTNLLNDIVLGEPEIRLAPVGMRVVNPDYINIMITGHQHSMFTYLQKRLTEEDVVKKAEAVGAKGFKLVGCTCVGQDLQLRGAHYEDIFDGHAGNNYTSEAILATGAIDAVISEFNCTLPGIEPICDELKIKQICIDSVAKKANAELKEFDFENREAVSEEIIDKIIESYTSRRGNVELNLFEDHGFDNALTGVSEGSLKDFLGGNWKPLIDLLVAGEIKGVAGVVGCSNLTAGGHDVLSVDLVKELISRDIIVLTAGCSSGGIENCGFMNPEAAKYAGPKLRKVCESLGIPPVLNFGPCLAIGRLEIVATELAEAIGIDLPQLPLVLSAAQWLEEQALADGCFGLALGLPLHLGLPPFVTGSDVAVKVLTEDMKQLTGGQVIINPDAKETADILEKIIEEKRAALNI
- a CDS encoding 4Fe-4S dicluster domain-containing protein; this translates as MKRIIVDYEKCDGCKNCSVACMQAHRKDEGDVYTLNLLDPENESRNFIYKDEKGNYRPIFCRHCDEPECVMSCMSGALKKDPDSGLVTYDEKRCGSCFMCVMNCPFGVLKPDRITKTKVIKCDFCLEHGGEPSCVKSCPKKAIHVEEV